Proteins encoded together in one Impatiens glandulifera chromosome 1, dImpGla2.1, whole genome shotgun sequence window:
- the LOC124919608 gene encoding intracellular protein transport protein USO1, with protein sequence MAKKKSTHLDKPPKEDPGEHNTPQPAAMKEENGAASEKLDNLKSLNTVLLNETVQRRQQVTSLLKSKASLESDLTRAQMDNTALQAELAGLHDSVAQMDLENNVVSLFVGTQASLQAEAIGKEKVETDEKIRNAVMELEKALKEKAATEEVRREKEVRIESLEKQMNRLSEEIDNERLELKRVFAERDAMIAELDVQIEETNGLKVKLAEAEIFGKETLEGFEKLNVKINGLVKEREDRERTMESIMKQKTDVDRALQTSNLEVEQLKIQAEEIMRLKEKTEEDRNGELKEKNELQKLVDQLNLDLLNLKEKENQLHGEIDGLERLRIEATEKEKEMTSSIEVLMKEQSEKESRIQILSEENGIIKKDLDDAMKEIDNKMKDLEELMNCKIKIDEEKAEKEKEVIELQRELIETRIAMSKMEETLKAELDNNKQFQSEVKQGKEVINQITNERDEARKGLNDKKEQCNNLLSKIASMEKEIEETQKLMDKMADEKNNLLGERDDARKGLNDEKEEGHNLILKISAMEKEIEETQKLIEKMTDEKNNLLGERDDARKGLNDEKEEGHNLILKISSMEKEIEETQKLIEKMTDENNNLLGERDDARKLLNNEKEQGHNLMLKISAMEKEIEETQKLIEKMIREKSNLVEERDDARKWLNDEKEHGHNLMLKISAMEKAIEETKKLIEKMTSEKCNLVEERGKLEAHCEILKKEIDSLQISLKKAKEQNDSMKAEIESVSADSKKAVVLLRNTRALFDCNPKKDERNGIEEVEDGAYEVELETIKNAFKNKEEKVEDMKRELVLLQNSMEDANKKKSFWALVSSATTICCAAISLAYVAKGH encoded by the coding sequence ATGGCGAAAAAGAAATCGACCCATCTCGACAAACCGCCCAAGGAGGACCCAGGCGAGCATAACACTCCCCAACCAGCCGCCATGAAAGAAGAAAATGGGGCCGCTTCAGAGAAACTCGACAACCTTAAATCCCTTAACACAGTCCTCCTTAACGAAACAGTTCAACGTCGTCAACAGGTAACCTCTCTCCTCAAATCCAAAGCTTCTCTGGAATCGGACCTCACTCGCGCTCAAATGGACAACACCGCCCTTCAGGCTGAGTTGGCTGGTTTGCACGACAGCGTTGCTCAAATGGATTTggaaaacaacgtcgtttctcTCTTCGTTGGGACTCAGGCCAGTCTGCAGGCGGAGGCGATTGGGAAGGAGAAGGTGGAAACCGATGAGAAGATTCGTAATGCTGTGATGGAGTTGGAGAAGGCGTTAAAAGAGAAAGCGGCGACTGAGGAagtgagaagagagaaagaggtTCGTATTGAGTCATTGGAGAAGCAAATGAACCGTCTTTCTGAGGAGATTGATAATGAAAGGCTGGAACTGAAAAGGGTTTTTGCAGAAAGGGACGCCATGATTGCTGAGCTTGATGTTCAGATTGAGGAGACAAATGGGCTGAAGGTCAAGCTAGCAGAAGCGGAAATTTTTGGGAAAGAGACCTTAGAAGGCTTTGAGAAGCTTAATGTGAAGATCAATGGTCTAgtgaaagaaagagaagataGAGAAAGAACAATGGAGTCAATTATGAAGCAGAAAACCGATGTTGATAGAGCCTTGCAGACTTCTAATCTAGAAGTGGAACAATTAAAGATCCAGGCTGAGGAAATCATGAGATTGAAGGAAAAGACAGAGGAGGATAGAAATGGGGAATTGAAGGAGAAAAATGAGTTGCAGAAACTTGTGGATCAGCTGAATCTTGACTTGCTGAATCTGAAGGAGAAGGAGAATCAGCTGCATGGCGAAATCGATGGTCTGGAAAGATTGCGCATTGAAGCAACAGAGAAGGAAAAGGAAATGACTTCCTCTATTGAAGTACTGATGAAGGAGCAAAGTGAGAAAGAAAGTAGAATCCAGATTCTAAGTGAGGAAAATGGTATTATAAAGAAGGATCTCGATGATGCCATGAAAGAAATAGACAATAAGATGAAGGATTTGGAGGAACTCATGAACTGCAAAATCAAGATCGATGAGGAGAAAgctgagaaagagaaagaagttATTGAGTTACAGAGAGAACTAATTGAAACAAGAATCGCCATGTCTAAAATGGAAGAAACACTCAAAGCTGAATTAGACAACAACAAGCAGTTTCAGTCAGAAGTTAAGCAAGGCAAAGAAGTTATCAATCAGATTACCAACGAAAGAGATGAAGCAAGAAAAGGATTGAATGATAAGAAGGAGCAATGCAATAACTTGCTGTCCAAAATTGCCTCCATGGAGAAAGAAATCGAAGAAACCCAAAAACTGATGGACAAGATGGCAGACGAAAAGAACAATTTGTTGGGAGAAAGAGATGATGCAAGAAAAGGGTTGAATGATGAAAAGGAGGAAGGCCATAacttgattttgaaaatatctGCCATGGAGAAAGAAATCGAAGAAACCCAGAAACTGATAGAGAAGATGACTGACGAAAAGAACAATCTGTTGGGGGAAAGAGATGATGCAAGAAAAGGGTTGAATGATGAAAAGGAGGAAGGCCATAacttgattttgaaaatatccTCCATGgagaaagaaattgaagaaaccCAGAAACTGATAGAGAAGATGACAGACGAAAATAACAATCTGTTGGGGGAAAGAGATGATGCAAGAAAATTGTTGAATAATGAAAAGGAGCAAGGCCATAACTTGATGTTGAAAATATCCGCCATGGAGAAAGAAATCGAAGAAACCCAGAAACTGATTGAGAAGATGATAAGAGAAAAGAGCAATCTAGTGGAAGAAAGAGATGATGCAAGAAAATGGTTGAATGATGAAAAGGAGCACGGCCATAACTTGATGTTGAAAATATCCGCCATGGAGAAAGCAATCGAAGAAACCAAGAAACTGATTGAGAAGATGACAAGCGAAAAGTGCAATCTAGTGGAAGAAAGAGGAAAACTAGAAGCCCATTGTGaaatattaaagaaagaaatcgaTTCGTTGCAGATCTCCCTAAAGAAAGCGAAGGAACAAAACGATTCAATGAAAGCAGAAATAGAATCAGTTAGTGCTGATTCAAAGAAGGCGGTGGTGTTGCTGAGGAACACCCGAGCACTATTTGACTGCAACCCGAAGAAGGATGAGAGAAATGGAATTGAAGAAGTAGAAGATGGAGCGTATGAGGTTGAGTTGGAGACAATCAAGAATGCGTTCAAGAACAAAGAGGAGAAAGTGGAAGACATGAAAAGGGAGTTGGTTCTTTTGCAGAATTCAATGGAGGATGCAAACAAGAAGAAAAGTTTCTGGGCATTGGTTTCATCTGCAACCACTATCTGTTGTGCTGCAATTTCTCTTGCATATGTTGCAAAAGGCCATTGA